cttcctcatgattccatttatttttgtgaagtgcaccagtccctcctgcagcaaagcacccccacaacatgatgctgccacccccgtgcttcacatttgggatggtgttcttcggcttgcaagcgcccccctttttcctccaaacataacgatggtcattatggtcaaacagttctattattgtttcatcagaccagaggacatttctccaaaaagtacgatctttgtccccatgtgcagttgcgaaccgtagtctggctttttttaatggtggttttggagcagtggcttcttccttgctgagcgacctttcaggttatgtcgatataggacttgttttactgtgaatatacttttgtaccggtttcctccagcatcttcacaaggtcctttgctgttattctgggattgatttgcactttttgcaccaaagtacgttcatctctaggagacagaatgcgtctccttcctgagcggtatgatggctgcgtcccatggtgtttatacttgttcatctgtacaaacaatagtacacgtggtaccttcaggggtttggaaattgctcccaaggatgaaccagacttgtggaggtctgcaatttattattctgaggtcttggctgatttcttttgattttcccatgatgtcaagcaaagaggcactgagtttgaaggtaggccttgaaatacatccacgggtacacctccaattgactcaaatgatgtcaattagcctatcagaatcttctaaagccatgacatcattttctggaattttctaagctgtttaaaagcagtcaacttagtgtatttaaacttctgacccactgtaattgtgatacagtgaattataagtgaaataatctgtctgtaaacaattgttggaaaaataacttgtcatgcacaaagtagatgtcctaaccgacttgccaaaattatagtttgttaacaagaaatgtgtggaatggttgaattacaagttttaatgactccaacctaagtaaacttccgacttcaactaatatatataaaatattttttatctttgttaaagtaagtaagtaagaatttcactgttaaAGGCGCTACATTGTCAAACCATCTGCATTGGCCGTGCATCATTTACAGTGATATGGCCTGTGTATTCATACTTCTGTTGCTTTACGACGCAgcgcagagctgttgtcaaggaagtgagtttgtgtatatacaggacctcccgcccccaCCTTACAATCAACCAATCGTGTCAATGCTGGGCGATatggagccctccgcattgttccGAAATTTGGGAGGCGCACATGGATGTGGTAaggagctcaatttggcctctgcattCCCCCGGAGGTTCCGCAATTGCGTCACACTCTCGCCATACAGAGCCTCCaaccacattttcggatcaagcaaAAATCGGATTTTATTCAACACCCGTTGTTTAAAaaaaagcatgtgacaaataacatttgatttgaaaggcCTCATGAATACATAAAATAACACAACCAAAAACGTGtagtttccaccaccatcaattTATTCAATCTTTTTAGCTTGAAACTGTTCTGGAAAGAATTGGaataaaaacaatgaaataattacaaaatggaaaattaaaaactTGATCAGATAACAGATCATATTCACAGGCTTGATAAAAAAAGAAAAGTGTGGCAGATGAGAGTGAGAGACATTGTATTCCCTATACggtgcactgcttttaaccagagccctggtagtatagctacagtatagaGTTTCCATTTGTGACACACAAACAGATCAATCTCTCGTTCTACTGCAAACCGCTGGATTCAGAACCACAGTTCTGTCCTTTTGTCACAGATAAGGCTGGAGGAGGATTCCTGCATTTCCTGTTTAGttttccaaccaggatttctggacacCGGGAGATTTAggggaaagttactggaattttgcaaccctctGTGGAAGAGGAGCCACAAATATCCATTACTATAGCTAGATCTATGACTGACCCGTCCATACATTACCTGTGGTCCATCATTCATCACTGTGGTCaaatacattacccacagccaTGACCTGTGGTCCATCATTCATCACTGTGGTCAAATGATCAACTACTACAGTGCTTGTGCAAATAAAAAAATGGGAGATCTGTCAATCAATCATTTTCATTGAAAAATATAATTTAAGGAGAAAAATTAGGAGATGACACTGTCCAAAGTGTTAAAATACAGAAGAACAAATATTACcagaaaaataaaacaatgacaATGAAGACAGAGGAAGTTGAATGTAGTTAAGTACTCGTTAGTACTATCGAGTACTAACAAGGGCCATTGAGTACTAACAAGGACCATTGAGTACTAACAAGGGCCATTGAGTACTAACAAGGGCCATTGAGTACTAACAAGTACTCATGAGTACTAACAAGGGCCATTGAGTACTAACAAGGACCATTGAGTACTAACAAGGACCATTGAGTACTAACAAGGACCATTGAGTACTAACAAGTACTCATGAGTACTATCGAGTACTAACAAGGGCTATCGAGTACTAACAAGGACCATTGAGTACTAACAAGTACTATATGAGTCCTATCGAGTACTAGACAAGTACTATTGTAGTAAGGAGACTTGAGAGAGCAGAGCTGCAGTAAGCAGAGGCAACCTGGGGTGTAAATTCATTAGTGGAACATCGTACCAAACGTTTCCTTCAAAACGGAAAAAAAAGTTTTGCAAATCGAAATAATGAGTTTCTATTGGagaaattcaggtaggtcccgccCAGTTTCCCCAttccgtttggttcctagtgaatacacacTTGGATAGCCCCTCTACTATCACCACAACCGCTTCTGCCCACTGGCTCCACATTAAATGGTTGCTGCAATGAGGCTGGATTATTTACAGTGAGATGCACATCAACGACAATAAGACagaattatttttgtttttttaaagaagtAAAACAGTTGTCCCTTCAAACAAACACATGTCTTCTCTTTCCATCGTCCAAAAAAATCAGACTACTGCCGTGAGCTGTGTTGCTGTGTATATTTTTATATTCTTAACAGATTTGATGTTATGTATAATATAATTGCTTGTATACACGTTACACATCCACTCATTCtcattgtagctagctagcctctGTGCCTTTGGCAAAGATTACCATACAACTCTTCTGTTAAAATTTCCAAAGCTATTTTAAAATATACCTTAATGCATAAAAATAAAGATTTTGGCATTTTCTCACTTCTGATTTTGAAGTTTTATATGAGAATCTCTGGTCTGGAAGCTCAGTTCTCTTCCAGTGCTGCAGTCCTTCTGCCTGCCAGGTGGTCGGGAGAGCAAATCATACTCCAGCCACCTGGGGGCGCTGTGAGCTGGACcaggagagggaggcaggggggtAGGAACCCTTAGTACAGTCATTATGGTCTCCCTAGAGCTGCGAGGGCTAGTTGGGTCTGGGGCTGACTGGTCGGGGCTGACTGGGTGACTGGTCGGGGCTGACTGGGTGACTGGTCGGGGCTGACTGGGTGACTGGTCGGGGCTGACTGGGTGACTGGTCGGGGCTGACTGGGTGACTGGTCGGGGCTGACTGGGTGACTGGTCGGGGCTCTAGTACTCCACAGGGTTATCATGTCCACCCAAAGAAAAGAAACCCACAATATAATGACATGCCTGGTAAGCAGCAGCACCTCAGTAATTCCGTCTCTCCATGACCTCTGTGCTGCCAGCAGCTTCACCCCAACTTATAGATGCGCCCATCCAttgccctcctcctccccagtccTCCCCAATCCTCCCCCTCCccagccctcctcctccccagtcctcctctctcctcttcactcaGGTCCCCCCACTAAGCCAGACCAGGCAGATGGAGAGAGTGGCTATATCTCCTCCTCAGTCCTCCCTAATTCTCCCCagtccccctcctccccagtcctcctcctccccagtcctcctcctcctcagtcctccccagtcctcctcctcctccccagtcctcctcctcctcctccccagtccccctcctccccagtccccctcctccccctccccagtcctcctcctccccagtccaccctagtcctcctcctccccagtcctcctccccagtccccagtcctaCTCCCTAGTCCTCCCcctccccagtcctcctccccctccccagtcctcccctccccagtcctcctcctcccctccccagtcctcctcctcctccccagtcctcctcctcctccccagtcctcctcctcctccccagtcctcctcctcctccccagtcctcctcctccccctccccagtcctcctcctcctccccagtcctcctccccctccccagtcctcccctccccagtcctcctcctcctccccagtcctcccctccccagtcctcctccccctccccagtcctcttcctcccctccccagtcctcctcctcccctccccagtcCTCCTCCTCAGTCTCTAGAGCTGGATCTCAAAGGTTGTGTGGAGCTCAGAGGAGAAGGGGTTAGTGGGCGAAGGCGTGGTGTGCTGGCGGGACTGACTCTCCAGGGAGGCCCACTTGGCCTCGAAGGGGTCGGCCGCGGGTTGGAGCTGCGGGGGCAGGGGAGGGGCCGGGGAGGACTGAGGGGGCAGGAAGGGAGGGGCCCAGTTGTCGGCTCCGCCCCCATTGAAGGCTACACTCCCATTGGGTGGCTGGAGGTGGACAGGCAGGGGCATAGAGGGCTGCTGGTGGGGGTTGTTGTAAGGATCATACTGGGGGACGGGGTACGCCTGGGGCTGGGGGGTTGAACCAAACAAATAGGCTACCATCTGAGAGGAAGTGATGCCCACCACGGGCACACTGGGGTGGGCATAGGGCAGCCCGTTGGACATTGGGTGGGCAGGCTGGCGAGGGGGCAGGGAGGACATGAAGGCCACAGGAGCAACAGATGGCACAGGCATGGGGGCAGAGAAGGGCTGGCCTGTgggtaatgtggttgagaatgcCTGGGTTGGGATGGTGGACACGGCTGGGGGGTTGGGGGTGAGGAACTGTTGGAAGGAGGGTGTGGACGCGGGCTGCAGAGCGCAGATAGACTTGGTGACCTCCTCGAGCCAGCGGTCAGCCTCTGACGGCGTGCGGCGGTGGGATAGGTGCGATGGGGACGCCGTGGTGGAGGGTGGAGCTACAATCACTGGGGTTGTCCAATCACCTcctgttggaggaaacaccagaGAATGTTTGGGAGTGACTAATTATCACAGAATTGTAGATATAATTGTGTGACAACAGCTATAAAGAGCATTATCAATAGATTTGATTGACGACATGACGTCGCTAACTTGCTAAACACTCTTCCCATGTCAGACCTGCTGTGGAATCCGTCAGGCTGGTTAGTGTTTCGCTATCCTGCCTTTTCTAAAACATGCAGAACAACCCGTCTGTGTTCTGGTCTGGTGTCtcagtccatagatacagaaccagtctgtgttctggtctggtgtctcagcccatagatacagaaccagtctgtgttctggtctggtgtctcagcccatagatacagaaccagtctgtgttctggtctggtgtctcagtccatagatacagaaccagtctgtgttctggtctggtgtctcagtccatagatacagaaccagcctgtgttctggtctggtgtctcagtccatagatacagaaccagcctgtgttctggtctggtgtctcagtccatagatacagaaccagTCTGTGTTCTGGTCTGGTGTCTCAGTCCATAGAAACCAGCCTGTGTTCTGGTCTGGTGTCTCAGTCCATAGATACCGAACCAGTCTGTGTTCTGGTCTGGTGTCTCAGTCCATAGAAACAGAACCAGCCTGTGTTCTGGTCTGGTGTCtcagtccatagatacagaaccagtctgtgttctggtctggtgtctcagtccatagatacagaaccagCCTGTGTTCTGGTCTGGTGTCTCAGTCCATAGAAACAGAACCAGTCTGTGTTCTGGTCTGGTGTCtcagtccatagatacagaaccagtctgtgttctggtctggtgtctcagtccatagatacagaaccagCCTGTGTTCTGGTCTGGTGTCTCAGTCCATAGAAACAGAACCAGCCTGTGTTCTGGTCTGGTGTCtcagtccatagatacagaaccagtctgtgttctggtctggtgtctcagtccatagatacagaaccagtctgtgttctggtctggtgtctcagtccatagatacagaaccagTCTGTGTTCTGGTCTGGTGTCTCAGTCCATAGAAACAGAAGAACCACAGTAGTAACCAATGCTTCTAAATCTATCCGTACCTGGGTGtgtggaggaagaggcagaggagGTATGTTGCCCTGCTTGGCAGTGGGGGCTTGGGAGCTTGGCCCAGGGGTTAGTGTCTCGAGCAGGTAGTGGAGGGGGCAGTGCTGGAgagttagcagcagcagcaggaggaaaGGCAGGACCGGTACCGTTCCCTACGGCAGAGTGAATAGCAaacagaacagcagagagagTAAATAGCAGTAGTACAGACAGCATGTTGTATGTAGACGTGGTAGTATTAGAGGAACAGGTGCAGCAAATGAACAACTGAAGTcttatacagtgcattgggaaagtattcagacccattgactttctccacattttgttgcgttacagccttattctaaaattgattaaattgtttttttccccctcaatctacacacaataccccataatgacatcacaataccccctaaatgacatcacaatacccccataatgacatcacaataccccataatgacatcacaataccccataatgacatcacaataacccataatgacatcacaataacccataatgacatcacaataacccatgacgacaaagcaaaaacaggattttagacatttttgcaaatgtataaaaaatataaaataatgaaataacacatttacataattattctgacccttcactcagtactttgttgaagcatcgattacagcctcgagtcttcttgggtatgatgcaacaagcttggcacccctgtatttggggagtttctcccattcttctctgcagatcctctcaagctctgtcaggttggatggggagcgttgctgcactgctattttcaggtctctccagagatattcgatcgggttcaagtccgggctctggctgggccactcattcagagacttgtcctgaagccactcctgtgttgtcttggctgtgtgcttagggtcgttgtcttgttggaaggtgaaccttcatcacAGTCTGAGGTCCatagctctctggagcaggttttcatgaaggatctttctgtactttgctctgttcatctttccctcgatcctgtctagtctcccagtccctgccactgaaaaacatcctcacagcatgatgctgccaccaccatgcttcaccgtagggataatgccaggtttcctccagacgtgacgcttgacattcagcccaaagagttcaatcttggtttcatcagaccagagaatcttgtttctcaagcgggctgtcatgtgcctgtcatggtcccgtgtggctcagttggtagagcatggcgcttgcaacgccagggttgtgggttcaattcccacggggggaccagggttcaattcccacggggggaccaggatgaatatgtatgaactttccaatttgtaagtcgctctggacaagagcgtctgctaaatgacttaaatgtctgctaaatgacttaaatgtaactgaggagtggcttccgcctggccactctaccataaaggcctgcatagatggccagctctaggaagagtcttggtggttccaaacttcttccatttaagaaagacacgtgtgtgcctttcaaaaccatgtccaatcaattaaattaccaattgattttaccacaggtggagtccaatcaagttgtagaaacacctcaaggatgatcaatggaaacaggatgcacctgagctcaatgtcgagtctcatagcaaagggtctgaatacttatgtaaataaggtatttgttttttgtttttaatacattcgCTAAAATGTAAACAGGATGCCACAATAGATctatcattctcattgaaagccagtctaagaagaggtagatctgttctatgtaagttatagatctatcattctcattgaaagccagtctaagaagaggtagatctgttctacgcgttatagatctgtcaatctcattgaaagccagtctaagaggtagatctgttctatgtaagttatagatctatcattctcattgaaagccagtctaagaagaggtagatctgttctatgcgttatagatctgtcaatctcattgaaagccagtctaagaagctgtagatctgttctatgtaagttacagatctgtcattctcattgaaagccagtctaagaagcggtagatctgttctatgtgcgcgatttctatgcttcccgatcttaagtttagtttttccAAGTTTAGGTTTTTGTGACTTTTACATTccgttttgtacaccagcttcaaaaatAAGAAAATATTATATTtctggttattgaaaatatatttcacagcaggtTTAGATAATATAATGATTCTATACACATTGCTTGTTTTGCCACAAACTGTAATTAGGCAAATTATTTATTAATTTTAGCAACATGGAAACGATGtgtgacacacgcacacagacacagtgttccacacacacacacacagacacagtgttccacacacacacacacagacacagtgtcacacacacacacagtgtcccacagacagtgtcacacacacacacagtgtcccacagacagtgtcacacacacacacacacacacacagagagtcacacacacacacacacacagagagtcacacacacacacacacacacacacacacacacacacacacagagtcacacacacacacacagagtcacacacacacacagagtcacacacacacacagagtcacacacacacacagagtcacacacacacacagagtcacacacacacacacagagtcacacacacacacacagagtcacacacacacacagagtcacacacacacacacacacagagtcacacacacacacagagtcacacacacacacagagtcacacacacacacagagtcacacacagagtcacacacaggcacacacacaggcacacacacaggcacacacacaggcacacacacaggcacacaggcacacaggcacacacacacacacaggcacacacacacacacaggcacacacacacacacaggcacacacacacacagacacacacacacactgtcacacacacacacacacagacacagtgtcacacacacacacagacacagtgtcacacacacacacagtgtcacacacacacacagtgtcacacacacacacagtgtcacacacagtcacacacacacacgcagtagtAGTGTAATTTCGCGTAGCAACAGTTGAATCTGTCAGTGTAGTTACCTCTCTGAGCCCCTGGGGGCGCTACAGGTGACTGTGGGGAAGAAGCTGGTCGGGGCATGGGGGCCTGGGAGAAGGGGTCTTCAGGAGGCCCACTGAAGGCTGAGGCTATCTGGGTACACAACGAGCTGAtgctgtccccctctccctccatctccggGACTGGACATGGAACACaagaaaataacatttaaaacGTTTCACCTTACCGTATTTCACCTTACCGTATTTCACCTTACCGTATTTCACCTTACCGTATTTCACCTTACCGTATTTCACCTTACCGTATTTCACCTTACCGTATTTCACCTTACCGTATTTCACCTTACCGTATTTCACCTTACCGTATTTCACCTTACCGTATTTTCAACATACTAGGGTTGTTGTCATTTCATCCTGACTGTATTTAAATGTTTAACTGGTTAATTAGTCACGTCAAACATAACAATAATACTGTGATAGGTGTTtctatttgtcctatttcacacaatGTTTGAATTAGAAATGGTGTTTTGTTGCATACCCCAAATCCCTGAGACACCTGCAGAGAGTTGGGGGTCACGGCCAGTGTCAGGCCTCGATAAATACTTCACTGGAGCGAATTAAAGTTCCTTGTTCACCCCACCGCCCCGTCGGCTCtgagattcaaaccagcaacctttttggTTAATGGCCCAATGCTGTAACGTCTCGATCACACCGCCGACGTTGCGTTTTAGGTACACCAGACAaacattaatttccaatggaacgctgcatttgccttgcagcattgcgttgaaGAGGTAGTTGCAGTGGGTTCAGTGTGGTTCTATGTGTTTGACAGAAatagtagcagaaggtgaatgttgaagcGTTGGGACACATATCCAGTAAAAATGTGGGATTCCATCGTGAacaagatggcgccgaagaacatggctgacgttttacattctcccaaccaaatGTGCTAATTCGGTATTTTTAATTTTTTGCATTtcgtgtaacttatttttttttttttttacttattgtgtacataatgttgctgctaccgtctcttatgactgaaaagagattctggacatcagaaaagcgattactcaccgcggactggaagaaacattttcctttaacgagtccgactggaacaggcccagatccacgcaAAGAAAAGACGCAGGAAAAAGGGACCGCAGATCGGggatccttctgagaatccgtaggcgagcaAGTAAACTCCCATTGCCATACGTTtttcttgctaacgtgcaatcattagaaaataaaaatggatgacctacgattaagatgatcctaccaacgggacattaaaaactgtaacatcttatgtttcaccgtgaCGTGGCTGAACAAAGAAACGGACCATAtggagctggcgggattttccatgaaccggcagaacagagacgctacctctggtaagacgagggttgaggtgtgtgtgtctttttgtcaataacagctggtgtgcgatatctaatattaaagaagtctcgaggtattgctcacctgaggtagagtaccttatgataagccgtcgaccacactatctaccaagagagttctcatctgtattattcgtagccgtctatttaccaccacagaacgaagcactaagaccgctctcaaccagctctattccgccataagcaaagaagaaaatgctcacccagaggtggcgctcctagtggccggggactttaatgcaggcaaacttaaatcagttttaccacatttttaccagcatgtcacatgcgcaaccagagggggaaaaaaccatagaccacctttactccacagagACGCGGACAAagctccccctccctccatttggcaaatctgaccataattctatcctcttgattcctgcttacaagctaaaattaaagcaggaaataccagtgactcgctcactACAGAAGTGGTCAAATTACTTGAaatactacactacaggactgttttgctagcacagactggaatatgttccgggattcatccaatggcattgaagagtacaccacctcagtcacccgCTTCAACAGTAAATGCACCGACGAcaacgtccccacagtgactgtacgtacatatcacaaccagaagccatgtattacaggcaacatcagcatcgagctaaaggctagagctgtcgctttcaaggagcgggagactaatccagacgcttataagaaatcccgctatgccctcagacgaaccaggattaagattgaatcctactacaccggctctgacgctcgttggatatGGCAGGGCCTTAAAACTATTATGGATAcgaaagggaaacccagacgtgagCTTCCCAGTGATGCGAggctaccagacaagctaaatgccttttatgctcgcttcgaggcaagcaacactgaagcattcacgagagcaccagctgttctggatgactgtgtgataacgctctcagtagccgatatgaacaaaacctttaaaaaggtcaacattcacaaggccgcagggccagacagattaccaggacgtgtactcaaagcatgcgcggaccaactgtcaagtgtcttcaattacattttcaacctctccctgaccgagtctgtaatacctacatgtttcaagcagaccaccatagtcccagtgcccaaggaagcgaaggtaacctgcctaaatgattaccgcctcgtggcactcacgtcggtagccatgaagtgctttggaaggctggtcatggctcacatcaacagcatcctcctggacaccctagaccaactccaacattggggcccctcagggatgcgtacttagtcccctcctgttctccctgttcaaccacgactgcgtggccaaacacgactccaataccatcattaagtttgcggacgacaatagtgctaggcctgatcaccgaaaacgatgagacggcctatagggaggaggtcagagacctggcagtgtggtgccagtacAACAACCTTTCCtttaatgtgatcaagacaaaggagctgatcgtcgactacaggaa
This Salvelinus fontinalis isolate EN_2023a chromosome 16, ASM2944872v1, whole genome shotgun sequence DNA region includes the following protein-coding sequences:
- the numb gene encoding protein numb homolog isoform X1, whose amino-acid sequence is MNKLRQSFRRKKDVYVPESSRPHQWQTDEEAVRSGKCSFAVKYLGHVEVEESRGMHICEDAVKQLKTDRKFFKGFFTKVGICVCAGKKAVRAVLWVSADGLRVVDDKTKDLILDQTIEKVSFCAPDRNFERAFSYICRDGTTRRWICHCFMAIKDSGERLSHAVGCAFAACLERKQKREKECGVTATFDANRTTFTREGSFRVTTATEAAEREEAMRQLQDKKAESDVKSAMPLSSGPSVGVVNLAVAPLPGPPSPSSSPPLGMESTQGPQVIPRRHAPVEALARQGSFRGFPALNNNSSPFKRQLSLRMNDLPSTMQRKSDFPMKNTVPEMEGEGDSISSLCTQIASAFSGPPEDPFSQAPMPRPASSPQSPVAPPGAQRGNGTGPAFPPAAAANSPALPPPLPARDTNPWAKLPSPHCQAGQHTSSASSSTHPGGDWTTPVIVAPPSTTASPSHLSHRRTPSEADRWLEEVTKSICALQPASTPSFQQFLTPNPPAVSTIPTQAFSTTLPTGQPFSAPMPVPSVAPVAFMSSLPPRQPAHPMSNGLPYAHPSVPVVGITSSQMVAYLFGSTPQPQAYPVPQYDPYNNPHQQPSMPLPVHLQPPNGSVAFNGGGADNWAPPFLPPQSSPAPPLPPQLQPAADPFEAKWASLESQSRQHTTPSPTNPFSSELHTTFEIQL
- the numb gene encoding protein numb homolog isoform X2, with translation MNKLRQSFRRKKDVYVPESSRPHQWQTDEEAVRSGKCSFAVKYLGHVEVEESRGMHICEDAVKQLKTDRKFFKGFFTKAGKKAVRAVLWVSADGLRVVDDKTKDLILDQTIEKVSFCAPDRNFERAFSYICRDGTTRRWICHCFMAIKDSGERLSHAVGCAFAACLERKQKREKECGVTATFDANRTTFTREGSFRVTTATEAAEREEAMRQLQDKKAESDVKSAMPLSSGPSVGVVNLAVAPLPGPPSPSSSPPLGMESTQGPQVIPRRHAPVEALARQGSFRGFPALNNNSSPFKRQLSLRMNDLPSTMQRKSDFPMKNTVPEMEGEGDSISSLCTQIASAFSGPPEDPFSQAPMPRPASSPQSPVAPPGAQRGNGTGPAFPPAAAANSPALPPPLPARDTNPWAKLPSPHCQAGQHTSSASSSTHPGGDWTTPVIVAPPSTTASPSHLSHRRTPSEADRWLEEVTKSICALQPASTPSFQQFLTPNPPAVSTIPTQAFSTTLPTGQPFSAPMPVPSVAPVAFMSSLPPRQPAHPMSNGLPYAHPSVPVVGITSSQMVAYLFGSTPQPQAYPVPQYDPYNNPHQQPSMPLPVHLQPPNGSVAFNGGGADNWAPPFLPPQSSPAPPLPPQLQPAADPFEAKWASLESQSRQHTTPSPTNPFSSELHTTFEIQL
- the numb gene encoding protein numb homolog isoform X4 codes for the protein MNKLRQSFRRKKDVYVPESSRPHQWQTDEEAVRSGKCSFAVKYLGHVEVEESRGMHICEDAVKQLKTAGKKAVRAVLWVSADGLRVVDDKTKDLILDQTIEKVSFCAPDRNFERAFSYICRDGTTRRWICHCFMAIKDSGERLSHAVGCAFAACLERKQKREKECGVTATFDANRTTFTREGSFRVTTATEAAEREEAMRQLQDKKAESDVKSAMPLSSGPSVGVVNLAVAPLPGPPSPSSSPPLGMESTQGPQVIPRRHAPVEALARQGSFRGFPALNNNSSPFKRQLSLRMNDLPSTMQRKSDFPMKNTVPEMEGEGDSISSLCTQIASAFSGPPEDPFSQAPMPRPASSPQSPVAPPGAQRGNGTGPAFPPAAAANSPALPPPLPARDTNPWAKLPSPHCQAGQHTSSASSSTHPGGDWTTPVIVAPPSTTASPSHLSHRRTPSEADRWLEEVTKSICALQPASTPSFQQFLTPNPPAVSTIPTQAFSTTLPTGQPFSAPMPVPSVAPVAFMSSLPPRQPAHPMSNGLPYAHPSVPVVGITSSQMVAYLFGSTPQPQAYPVPQYDPYNNPHQQPSMPLPVHLQPPNGSVAFNGGGADNWAPPFLPPQSSPAPPLPPQLQPAADPFEAKWASLESQSRQHTTPSPTNPFSSELHTTFEIQL
- the numb gene encoding protein numb homolog isoform X3, with the translated sequence MNKLRQSFRRKKDVYVPESSRPHQWQTDEEAVRSGKCSFAVKYLGHVEVEESRGMHICEDAVKQLKTVGICVCAGKKAVRAVLWVSADGLRVVDDKTKDLILDQTIEKVSFCAPDRNFERAFSYICRDGTTRRWICHCFMAIKDSGERLSHAVGCAFAACLERKQKREKECGVTATFDANRTTFTREGSFRVTTATEAAEREEAMRQLQDKKAESDVKSAMPLSSGPSVGVVNLAVAPLPGPPSPSSSPPLGMESTQGPQVIPRRHAPVEALARQGSFRGFPALNNNSSPFKRQLSLRMNDLPSTMQRKSDFPMKNTVPEMEGEGDSISSLCTQIASAFSGPPEDPFSQAPMPRPASSPQSPVAPPGAQRGNGTGPAFPPAAAANSPALPPPLPARDTNPWAKLPSPHCQAGQHTSSASSSTHPGGDWTTPVIVAPPSTTASPSHLSHRRTPSEADRWLEEVTKSICALQPASTPSFQQFLTPNPPAVSTIPTQAFSTTLPTGQPFSAPMPVPSVAPVAFMSSLPPRQPAHPMSNGLPYAHPSVPVVGITSSQMVAYLFGSTPQPQAYPVPQYDPYNNPHQQPSMPLPVHLQPPNGSVAFNGGGADNWAPPFLPPQSSPAPPLPPQLQPAADPFEAKWASLESQSRQHTTPSPTNPFSSELHTTFEIQL